GTACGTGGCCAGGCGCCGTCGCACCAGGAAACCCGGCAGGTCCTGCGCGCCCGGCGTGCGCAGCACGATGTCGACGGGCCGGGGCCAGGGCTCGCGCAGGGGGCCGGCCGGCAGCAGCCAGCCGTTGCCCAGCCCGCGGTCGTCGAAGACGCACACCTCGATGTCGCGCGCCATCGCGTAGTGCTGCAGGCCGTCGTCGCTGAGGACCACGTCGGTGTCCGGATGGGCGCGCAGGGCGGCTTTCACCGCCTCGGCACGGCGGCGCGCGACGAAGACGGGGACGCGGCAGCGGCTCGCGATCAGAAGCGGCTCGTCGCCGGACCGGGCAGGGTCGCTGTGCGGCGTCACTTCCAGGCACTCGGCGCCCTCGCGGCCATGGCCGCGTGAAACGACTGCGACCTTCAGGCCGGACCGCCCGAGGCGTTCGGCGACCGCCATCACGACAGGCGTCTTGCCCGCGCCTCCGGCGACCACGTTGCCGATGACGACCACCGGCACCGTCGCTTTCTGCGAGGCGAGCACCCCGGTGCGATAAAGCCTGCGGCGCAGCCGCACGAGCGGCAGCAGCAGGAGCGAGAAGGGAAGAAGGAGGAGGGCGAGCGGCCCGCGGCGCAGCCAGGCGCGCTGCAGGGCCTCCCGCATCCGGTCAGCGCGCGTCGGCCTGGGCCGACGACTGGGCTGCGAAGGTGATCTGCTGCAGCCCCGAGCGGCGCGCGGCCTCCAGGACGGTGATCACCGCCTGGTGGGGCGCGGCGGCATCGGCGCTGACGATCACCACGCTGTCCTTGCCGGCCTTGGCGGCGTCCGACAGCGCCGCGGCGAGCTGCTCCGCGTTGCGCCCGCCCACCGGAACGCGGTTGACCGTGTAGCGGCCGTCGTTGGCCACACCCACGATCACTTCACGCGGGTAGTCGCGCTGCGCGTCCGCATCGGCGACCGGCAGCCGCAGCTGCAGCTCGGTGAACTTGCTGTAGGTGGTCGACAGCATCAGGAAGATGAGCACGACCAGCAGGACGTCGATGAACGGGATCAGGTTGATCTCCGGTTCCTCGCGGGAGCGGGTGCGGAACTTCATGCCCTGCGCAACGCCAGGAGGTGGCGCACGAAGCGATCGGAGGCGAGTTCGAGCGTGAGCAGGTACGCGTCGACACGGCCCCGGAAGTAGCGCCAGAAGATCAGGGCCGGGATCGCGACGATCAGGCCGAAGGCGGTGTTGTAGAGCGCGACCGAGATGCCGTGAGCGAGCTGCGCCGGGTTGCCGCCGGTGGCAGTGGCCGCGGTGCCGGGCGCCTGCGAGCCGAAGATCTCGATCATGCCGATGACGGTGCCCAGCAGGCCCAGCAGGGGCGCCGCCGAGGCGATGGTGGCCAGTGCGCTCAGGTAGCGCTCCAGCCGGTGGGCGACGGCGCGGCCCGTGCCTTCCATGGTGGCGCGCAGGTCCGCCTCGGTGCAGCGCGGATCACTGTTGAGCGCGCGGAAGCCGCTGGCCAGCACTTCGCCGAGCGCCGAGTTCTGCGAGAGCTGGCTCACGACGTCGGGACTCGGAACCGAGGCGCGGGAAACGGAGATTGCTTCATCCAGCAGTTTCGGCGGCGCGATCCGCGCCGACTTGAGGCTGAGGAAGCGTTCGATGATGAGGGCCAGGGCGAGGATCGAGCAGGCTACCAACGGCCAGATCGGCCAACCTGCGGCTTGTATGATCGAAAGCAAATGGGGCTCCGCCACGCTTGAGTTGCTGAAGGTGGCGCGATTATGGGGGACACCGGTCCTGTCGGACAAAAGCCACCTGACGTAGGACATGACTCACAGAAGTTGTGGATAACTTTGTGCAGAAACCCCCACCCCCCTGTCGCAAAGCCGCATCAATCCTTCGAGATGTCAGAACGATGACATTTTGAGCAGGAAATTCCCTTTGAAAATCAATGACTTGCTCGGCGGATTCGTCATTTTCCTAAGACGGGAGGCGGGTTCGGCCCGGTGGGCTGCGCTTGTGGACTATTCGGAGGCCCCATCGGCCGCTGAGCCGCATCTTTTCTGATGGTGCCCTCGCCGGACCCAGCTGTTTCGCCGCGAATCTGGCAAGTCGGGGCGCTTTGCCGCGCCGTTGCTGACTTCCTGGACGCGAGGCTCAATCCCGTCGCGGTTCGCGGCGAGATTTCGGGCTGTTCGCGCGCATCCAGCGGGCACCTGTACTTCTCGCTCAAGGACCCGCAGGGGCAGCTGCGTTGCGCGATGTTCCGCCGCGCGGCGGGCCTGCTCGAATTCATGCCGCGTGACGGTGACCTGGTCGAGGTGCAGGGGCGGCTGACCGTCTACGAACCGCGCGGCGACCTGCAGCTGGTCGTCGAGAGCCTCCAGCGCGCCGGGCAGGGCGTCTGGTACGAGCGGTTCCTGCGGCTCAAGGCGGAGCTGGAGGGGCAGGGACTGTTCGATCCCGCGCGCAAGCGGCCGCTGCCTCGCCATCCGCGCGCGATCGGGCTGGTGACGTCGCTCGGGGCTGCTGCGTTGCATGACGTGGGCACGTGCCTGCGACGGCGCGTGCCGCACATCCCGGTGCTGCTGGCGCCGGCGGCGGTGCAGGGCGGCCAGGCGGTGGGCGAGCTCGTCGGTGCGCTCGAGGCGCTGTACCGGCGTGCGCTGGCAGGCGAGATCGACGTGATCCTGCTGGTTCGCGGCGGCGGCTCCATCGAGGACCTGTGGTCCTTCAACGAGGAAGCCCTCGCGCGAACCATCGTCCGCAGCCCCGTGCCGGTGGTGTGCGGTGTGGGACACGAAACGGACGTCACCATCG
The sequence above is a segment of the Ramlibacter henchirensis genome. Coding sequences within it:
- a CDS encoding ExbD/TolR family protein, which translates into the protein MKFRTRSREEPEINLIPFIDVLLVVLIFLMLSTTYSKFTELQLRLPVADADAQRDYPREVIVGVANDGRYTVNRVPVGGRNAEQLAAALSDAAKAGKDSVVIVSADAAAPHQAVITVLEAARRSGLQQITFAAQSSAQADAR
- the lpxK gene encoding tetraacyldisaccharide 4'-kinase, with the translated sequence MREALQRAWLRRGPLALLLLPFSLLLLPLVRLRRRLYRTGVLASQKATVPVVVIGNVVAGGAGKTPVVMAVAERLGRSGLKVAVVSRGHGREGAECLEVTPHSDPARSGDEPLLIASRCRVPVFVARRRAEAVKAALRAHPDTDVVLSDDGLQHYAMARDIEVCVFDDRGLGNGWLLPAGPLREPWPRPVDIVLRTPGAQDLPGFLVRRRLATYAWRADGERVELSSFTGQECDALAGIARPQAFFDMLKAAGIRLRRTWALDDHHDFGSDGPWLHGDAPLLCTEKDAVKLWRKHPPAWAVPLELEIEDGFWSQLESLLRPKLSSPHGPQTA
- the xseA gene encoding exodeoxyribonuclease VII large subunit, with amino-acid sequence MVPSPDPAVSPRIWQVGALCRAVADFLDARLNPVAVRGEISGCSRASSGHLYFSLKDPQGQLRCAMFRRAAGLLEFMPRDGDLVEVQGRLTVYEPRGDLQLVVESLQRAGQGVWYERFLRLKAELEGQGLFDPARKRPLPRHPRAIGLVTSLGAAALHDVGTCLRRRVPHIPVLLAPAAVQGGQAVGELVGALEALYRRALAGEIDVILLVRGGGSIEDLWSFNEEALARTIVRSPVPVVCGVGHETDVTIADFCADLRAPTPTAAAELVAQPRGELLQGLDGVQERLTRALTRRLDSASQRLDQAAARLGRPSARLALQHRRTAQLGDALRHAVLMRLERGGTSLEGRRKRLGESVERVLRRQGDRLHRAELRLELLDPKLVLRRGYALLTDEHGSVIRKAAQTRPGQSLQATLAEGEVDLTVRQPRLL
- a CDS encoding MotA/TolQ/ExbB proton channel family protein, yielding MLSIIQAAGWPIWPLVACSILALALIIERFLSLKSARIAPPKLLDEAISVSRASVPSPDVVSQLSQNSALGEVLASGFRALNSDPRCTEADLRATMEGTGRAVAHRLERYLSALATIASAAPLLGLLGTVIGMIEIFGSQAPGTAATATGGNPAQLAHGISVALYNTAFGLIVAIPALIFWRYFRGRVDAYLLTLELASDRFVRHLLALRRA